A genome region from Mercenaria mercenaria strain notata chromosome 11, MADL_Memer_1, whole genome shotgun sequence includes the following:
- the LOC123532226 gene encoding IgA FC receptor-like: MRTTKDYPTIPDYPSIPDYPTILDYPTILDYPSILDYPTIPDYPIILDYPSIPDYPTIPDYPIILDYPSIWDYPTIPDYPTLLDYPTILDYPTILGYPTIPDYPTIPDYPTILDYPSILDYSTLLDYTTILDYPTIPDYPTILDYPSILDYPTLLDYTTILDYPTIPDYSTIPDYSTILDYPTIPDYPSILDYPTILDYSTILDYSTIWSEIGSYFPSSLIDKNKFYCLYPRVTSFRYGKETERNFVIIIV; encoded by the exons ATGAGAACAACGAAGG ACTACCCTACAATACCGGACTACCCTTCAATACCGGACTACCCTACAATACTGGACTACCCTACAATACTGGACTACCCTTCAATACTGGACTACCCTACAATACCGGACTACCCTATAATACTGGACTACCCTTCAATACCGGACTACCCTACAATACCGGACTACCCTATAATACTGGACTACCCTTCAATATGGGACTACCCTACAATACCGGACTACCCTACCCTACTGGACTACCCTACAATACTGGACTACCCTACAATACTGGGCTATCCTACAATACCAGACTACCCTACAATACCAGACTACCCTACTATACTGGACTACCCTTCAATACTGGACTACTCTACCCTACTGGACTATACTACAATACTGGACTACCCTACAATACCGGACTACCCTACAATACTGGACTACCCTTCAATACTGGACTACCCTACCCTACTGGACTATACTACAATACTGGACTACCCTACAATACCGGACTACTCTACAATACCGGATTACTCTACAATACTGGACTACCCTACAATACCGGACTACCCTTCAATACTGGACTACCCTACAATACTGGATTACTCTACAATACTGGATTACTCTACAATATGGAGTGAAATTGGTAGCTATTTCCCATCGTCActtattgacaaaaataaattttactgtTTATACCCTCGAGTAACCAGTTTCCGTTATGGTAAGGAAACAGAGCGCAATTTCGTGATAATAATTGTATAA